CGACACGTGGCGGCCGCCGCGAGGCGAGCGAGCGGACGAACCCAGCTTGCCTGCGGCGGCGGGGTGTTCTACCGATAGCGGTATGGCCAAGCGCGCGCGCCCCCTCAGCTACGGCGGTCATCTGCAGCTCGACAAGCTGCTCGCGTGCCAGCAGCGCCAGAGCGCGGAGCTGGGCAGGCCGGCGCACGACGAGATGCTCTTCATCATCGTGCATCAGACCTACGAGCTCTGGTTCAAGCAGATCCTGTTCGAGCTCGACCGCATCGAGCAGATCTTCTCGGAGTCCGCGGTCGACGACCGTGACCTGGCGGTTGCGGACCGCGGCCTCGCCCGCATCGTCGAGATCCAGAAGCTGCTGCTGCAGCAGCTCGACGTGCTCGAAACCATGACGCCGCTCGATTTTCTCGACTTCCGCGACACCCTCTTCCCGGCCTCCGGCTTCCAGAGCCTGCAGTTCCGGTTGCTCGAAACGAAGCTCGGGTTGCGCCGGGGCGACCGGATCGCCTTCGAGGCGCGGCCCTTCGACAGCCGCCTGACCCGCGGCGACCGCGCCAGGCTGAAAGACGCGGAAGCGCGGCCGTCGCTGTTCGCGCTGGTCGAGTCCTGGCTGACCCGCACGCCCTTCATCGAGCTGCCGGACTACGACTTCACCGCCGTCTTCCGTCAGGCGGTGGCTGACATGCTGGACGCCGAGGCCGCGGTGATCCGCGACAACCCGGCGCTCGACGAGGCGCAGAAGAGCGAAGACCTCGAAAGTCTCGCGGCGGCGAGCGCGCGCTTCGATTCGCTCTTCGACGAAGAGGTGCACGGCCGCCTACAGGCCGAGGGGCGCTGGCGCTTCTCCGCGCGAGCGCTTCAAGCGGCGCTCTTCATCACGCTCTACCGTGACGAGCCCGCACTCAACGTGCCGTTCCGCTTCCTCGGCCACCTGATGGACATCGACGTGGGCCTAACCAACTGGCGCCAGCGCCACGCCCTAATGGTGCTGCGCATGATCGGCCGCAAGGTCGGCACCGGCGGGTCGTCGGGGCACGACTACCTGCGGCAGACCGCCGAGCGGCATCGCCTGTTCGACGACCTCTTCGCGCTCTCCACCTTTCTGATCCCGAGGTCCAAGCTGCCGCCCCTGCCCGAGGAACTGAGGCGGGTCCTCGGCTACCGTTACAACGGGACCGGGGCGTGAACCTGAAGCCGCACTTCGGTCGCTTCCTCGAGGCCGATCCGGAACGTCTGCATTTCGCCGCCCACAGCCACCACCTCTGGCCCGACGTGACGCTGAAGGCACAGGAGCGTTGTTGGCGCGACGCAGCGCGCCTCGCCGACCGCAAGTGGGAGATGATCTTCGGCGAGCTCTATCCGGAAACCCAGCGCCAGGTCGCCGCGATCCTGAATCTGCCCGATCCGGCGACCCTGGCCTTCGGCCCGAACACGCACGCCTTTCTTTTGCGACTGCTCTCGTGTCTCGACCCGGGGCGTCCTCCCAAGGTGCTGACGACCGACAGCGAGTTCCACAGCTTCGAGCGCCAAATGTCGCGGCTCGAGGAGGACGGCCTCGCGAACGTCACGCGCGTCGCGGCGGAGCCTTTCGAGAGTCTGACCGAGCGCCTGGTCGACGCGGCGTCGCCCG
The Kiloniellales bacterium genome window above contains:
- a CDS encoding tryptophan 2,3-dioxygenase family protein, yielding MAKRARPLSYGGHLQLDKLLACQQRQSAELGRPAHDEMLFIIVHQTYELWFKQILFELDRIEQIFSESAVDDRDLAVADRGLARIVEIQKLLLQQLDVLETMTPLDFLDFRDTLFPASGFQSLQFRLLETKLGLRRGDRIAFEARPFDSRLTRGDRARLKDAEARPSLFALVESWLTRTPFIELPDYDFTAVFRQAVADMLDAEAAVIRDNPALDEAQKSEDLESLAAASARFDSLFDEEVHGRLQAEGRWRFSARALQAALFITLYRDEPALNVPFRFLGHLMDIDVGLTNWRQRHALMVLRMIGRKVGTGGSSGHDYLRQTAERHRLFDDLFALSTFLIPRSKLPPLPEELRRVLGYRYNGTGA